From Methanofollis sp., a single genomic window includes:
- a CDS encoding nascent polypeptide-associated complex protein: MFPGGKINPKKMKQMMKQLGMEIEQLEDVKRVVIETGKGNYVFDEAEVVATIMQGATTYQINGEARFEPAALEIPEDDVKLVMEQTGTTAAAAREALAATDGDIAGAILRLTGA, translated from the coding sequence GTGTTTCCAGGCGGTAAGATCAATCCGAAAAAGATGAAGCAGATGATGAAGCAGCTCGGCATGGAGATCGAGCAGCTTGAAGACGTGAAGAGGGTCGTCATCGAGACCGGCAAGGGGAACTATGTCTTCGACGAGGCCGAAGTCGTCGCCACGATCATGCAGGGTGCCACCACCTACCAGATCAATGGCGAGGCGAGGTTCGAGCCCGCCGCCCTTGAGATACCGGAAGACGACGTGAAACTGGTGATGGAGCAGACCGGCACCACGGCCGCCGCCGCCCGGGAGGCGCTCGCCGCCACCGACGGAGACATCGCCGGGGCGATCCTGCGTCTGACAGGCGCATGA